CAAATTGAATGGAAAGCTCCCTACATCTCTAGGAAACTTGACATCCCTCAGAGAACTTGGCCTAGGAGATAACAATATAGAAGGAGGAATCCCTGACGATATGGCTAGGCTGGCTCAAAtggtaaattttgatttatcagTGAACAGTTTCTCAAGTGTTTTTCCTCCTGTGGTTTACAATTGGTCCTCACTTGAGTATTTGAACATTTTTAGAAATGGTTTCTCTGGGAACCTGAGGCCTACTTTTGGTAATTTACTACCAAACTTACGAGGGTTATATATCGGAAACAATTCTCTTACTGGTGCCATTCCAACAACACTTCCCAATATCTCAACTCTTCAAGATTTAAGAATGGAAGTTAACGGTCTAGTTGGAAGTATTCCTCCGGGTTTTGGAAAACTACGGAATTTGCAATCCATATCACTTCATAGTAATTTTTTGGGAAGTAACTTTTCTGGAGATCTTGACTTTCTTGATGCTTTAACTAACTGCACCCAGCTGCAAAGCATAAGTGTGGCTAACAATACACTTGGGGGTGACTTGCCTACCTCCATTTCCAATCTATCAATCAACCTCATGGAGTTAACCCTTCAAATGAACTTTATTTCTGGAAGCATTTCTCGTGACATTGGGAATCTCATAAGCCTACAATCACTTTGGTTGGGAGAAAATATGTTAACAAAAACACTTCCAACCTCCCTTGGGACGCTTTCGGGATTGGTAGAATTAAGTGTCTATTCAAATAAAATGTCAGGAGAGATACCATTTTCTATAGGAAACATTACTCGGTTAGAAAAACTCTATTTGTCCAACAATAGTTTTGAAGGAATCATTCCTACAAGTCTCGGTAACTGTAATTATTTATTACAGTTATATGTTGAGAACAATAAGTTGAGTGGGACTCTACCTCTAGAGATTCTGAAGATTGTACGCCTTGTTGTCCTAAGCATATCAGACAATTATTTGACCGGATTTCTACCAAAAGATATCGGAAGACTTGAAAATCTTGTTATGCTATATGTTGAGCATAATAAACTATCAGGAAAGCTCCCAGAAACTTTGGGAAAGTGTTTCTCAATGGAAGAACTTCAGCTGcaaggaaatttttttgaaggAACCATTCCAGACATAAGTGGGTTGGTGGGTGTTAAAGAGGTTGATTTCTCCAACAATTACCTCTCCGGAAGCATACCAATATATTTTGCAAACTTTAACTCGTTGGAGAATCTCAACCTATCTATTAACAACTTCGAGGGAAAAGTGCCAACAGAAGGAAAGTTCAAGAATGCTACTATAGTTTCAGTATTTGGAAACAAAAACCTATGTGGAGGCGTCTTGGAATTGAAACTAAGTCCATGCTTATCGCAAGAACTTGAGAAAAGGGCGAAACACTCATCTCTTTCAAAGAAAGTTGTGACTGGAGTAAGCATAGGTGGCTCTGTATTTATGATATTTTCCATAGCTTCAGTTTCTCTTTGTTGGTTCAAAAACAGaaagaagaacaaaacaaaTGCAGAAACTCCGTCCACCGTTGGGACTTTCCATGAACAGATAAGCTATGGAGATCTTCGAAACGCAACAGATGGTTTCTCTTCAAGTAATTTGATGGGGTCAGGCAGCTTTGGTGCAGTGTTTAAAGCATTGCTTCCAGCAAAAAACAAGGTTGTTGCAGTGAAAGTTTTAAACATGCAGCAACGTGGAGCAATGAAGAGCTTTATGGCAGAATGTGAATCCTTGAAAGACGTAAGGCATCGTAATCTTGTGAAGCTGTTGACGGCTTGTTCAAGTATTGATTACCAAGGAAATCAATTCAGAGCTCTGATCTATGAGTTCATGCCAAATGGAAGCTTGGATATGTGGTTACATTCGGAAGAAGTGGAAGAGATTCATAGACCATCAAGAACTTTGACACTTCTTGAAAGGCTTCGCATAGCGATAGATGTTGCTTCTGTTCTGGATTATCTTCATGTTCATTGTCATGAAGCTATAGCTCATTGTGATCTTAAGCCAAGCAACGTCCTTCTAGACAATGATCTAACTGCGCATGTTAGTGACTTTGGTCTAGCTCGGATCCTCCTTAAATTTGACCAGGAATACTTTCTCAATCAACTCAGCTCTGCTGGAGTCAGAGGAACCATCGGCTATGCTGCACCAGGTAAAACTATCCCATGTCTgtaatgttttaattattaaaaaatagtataaattcCTTGATTGCtattatttttgattatatGAACTATGGTACAGAATATGGACTAGGAGGGCAGATATCAACACACGGAGATGTGTATAGCTTTGGGATTCTTGTTCTGGAAATGTTTAGTGGGAAACGACCAACCAATGAGGTGTTCGGAGAAAACTTTACCCTATGTAGCTATGTCAAATCTGCATTGCCAGAGCGAGTATTGGAAGTCGCAGATGAATTTATTCTTCACAGCGGCCTTAGAATCGGCTTCCCTGCAGCCAAGTGCTTGACGCTGGTTTTTGAGGTGGGACTGAGGTGTTGTGAAGAATCTCCAGTGAGCCGGTTGGCAATGAGTGAGGCTGTAAAAGAATTAATCTCAATCAGAGAGAGTTTCTTCAGATCCAGAAGAAGAGCTGCGCGTTGAAGTGTTTGTCCTTCCCTCCACAAACTTGAAGACTTATTTGATATAATTGTCATGTATATTATGCTTGAACGTTTTGAATGTATGCTATCTTGCTGTGTAATTTTCTGACACTGGATGAATGTTGTTTGaccaagttttttttgtaatttcttACATTTCACATTCAGCTGTGtttcaaaatacaaattaaaGAACCATATTTTTACAACAAAGGCCGAGACATTCTCTTACAGACAGATAAGAACCATCTCAAGACCAATATATTCGTGGTTACATGATTACAATAACaaccaaaataaacaaaaaaaaagtaaataaaaatcatttacTCATTTGCCATAATAGTGTTAAGACTTGGCTTCTTGTATCTCCTAAGAAGCAAAGAAGAGCAAACTACACTAACCGAAGAGAGTGCCATGCATGCTCCGGCGGCCCATGGCGGCAGTTGCACTCGCAAAAGCGGGAAGAACACTCCTGCTGCTATAGGGATCGACACTACGTTGTAAGCCATGGCGAAAACGTAATTCATTCGGATTCTTGTTAAAGTTTTCCTTGAGAGATCGATGGCTATAATAACATCTTCCAAGTTGTTTCTCATCAGAACGTAATCAGCTGCTTCTATCGCTACATCAGTCCCTGCACCGATAGCCATTCCCACGTCCGCAGCGGCTAGAGCCGGCGAGTCATTGATTCCATCTCCAACCATCCCCACCGTGCTTCCGTCTTTTTGCAGTGA
This genomic stretch from Brassica napus cultivar Da-Ae chromosome C9, Da-Ae, whole genome shotgun sequence harbors:
- the LOC106345863 gene encoding probable LRR receptor-like serine/threonine-protein kinase At3g47570 isoform X2 encodes the protein MTTRFSTIFFVRLLSFIIITRRRHFVFAICLSLCIPFQQKNMKLFLLLSFSALMLLEAYKFTDETDKKSLLEFKAQVSEGRRSVLSSWNNSSPLCNWTGVTCGRKHKRVTGLDIGGLQLGGVISPSIGNLSFLISLNLENNSFGGTIPQEVGNLFRLQHLFMGFNYLEGTIPAGLYNCSRLLTIDLFSNFIGQNVGSEVGSLTELVVLDLGLNKLNGKLPTSLGNLTSLRELGLGDNNIEGGIPDDMARLAQMVNFDLSVNSFSSVFPPVVYNWSSLEYLNIFRNGFSGNLRPTFGNLLPNLRGLYIGNNSLTGAIPTTLPNISTLQDLRMEVNGLVGSIPPGFGKLRNLQSISLHSNFLGSNFSGDLDFLDALTNCTQLQSISVANNTLGGDLPTSISNLSINLMELTLQMNFISGSISRDIGNLISLQSLWLGENMLTKTLPTSLGTLSGLVELSVYSNKMSGEIPFSIGNITRLEKLYLSNNSFEGIIPTSLGNCNYLLQLYVENNKLSGTLPLEILKIVRLVVLSISDNYLTGFLPKDIGRLENLVMLYVEHNKLSGKLPETLGKCFSMEELQLQGNFFEGTIPDISGLVGVKEVDFSNNYLSGSIPIYFANFNSLENLNLSINNFEGKVPTEGKFKNATIVSVFGNKNLCGGVLELKLSPCLSQELEKRAKHSSLSKKVVTGVSIGGSVFMIFSIASVSLCWFKNRKKNKTNAETPSTVGTFHEQISYGDLRNATDGFSSSNLMGSGSFGAVFKALLPAKNKVVAVKVLNMQQRGAMKSFMAECESLKDVRHRNLVKLLTACSSIDYQGNQFRALIYEFMPNGSLDMWLHSEEVEEIHRPSRTLTLLERLRIAIDVASVLDYLHVHCHEAIAHCDLKPSNVLLDNDLTAHVSDFGLARILLKFDQEYFLNQLSSAGVRGTIGYAAPGKTIP
- the LOC106345863 gene encoding probable LRR receptor-like serine/threonine-protein kinase At3g47570 isoform X1, with translation MTTRFSTIFFVRLLSFIIITRRRHFVFAICLSLCIPFQQKNMKLFLLLSFSALMLLEAYKFTDETDKKSLLEFKAQVSEGRRSVLSSWNNSSPLCNWTGVTCGRKHKRVTGLDIGGLQLGGVISPSIGNLSFLISLNLENNSFGGTIPQEVGNLFRLQHLFMGFNYLEGTIPAGLYNCSRLLTIDLFSNFIGQNVGSEVGSLTELVVLDLGLNKLNGKLPTSLGNLTSLRELGLGDNNIEGGIPDDMARLAQMVNFDLSVNSFSSVFPPVVYNWSSLEYLNIFRNGFSGNLRPTFGNLLPNLRGLYIGNNSLTGAIPTTLPNISTLQDLRMEVNGLVGSIPPGFGKLRNLQSISLHSNFLGSNFSGDLDFLDALTNCTQLQSISVANNTLGGDLPTSISNLSINLMELTLQMNFISGSISRDIGNLISLQSLWLGENMLTKTLPTSLGTLSGLVELSVYSNKMSGEIPFSIGNITRLEKLYLSNNSFEGIIPTSLGNCNYLLQLYVENNKLSGTLPLEILKIVRLVVLSISDNYLTGFLPKDIGRLENLVMLYVEHNKLSGKLPETLGKCFSMEELQLQGNFFEGTIPDISGLVGVKEVDFSNNYLSGSIPIYFANFNSLENLNLSINNFEGKVPTEGKFKNATIVSVFGNKNLCGGVLELKLSPCLSQELEKRAKHSSLSKKVVTGVSIGGSVFMIFSIASVSLCWFKNRKKNKTNAETPSTVGTFHEQISYGDLRNATDGFSSSNLMGSGSFGAVFKALLPAKNKVVAVKVLNMQQRGAMKSFMAECESLKDVRHRNLVKLLTACSSIDYQGNQFRALIYEFMPNGSLDMWLHSEEVEEIHRPSRTLTLLERLRIAIDVASVLDYLHVHCHEAIAHCDLKPSNVLLDNDLTAHVSDFGLARILLKFDQEYFLNQLSSAGVRGTIGYAAPEYGLGGQISTHGDVYSFGILVLEMFSGKRPTNEVFGENFTLCSYVKSALPERVLEVADEFILHSGLRIGFPAAKCLTLVFEVGLRCCEESPVSRLAMSEAVKELISIRESFFRSRRRAAR